In Labrus bergylta chromosome 1, fLabBer1.1, whole genome shotgun sequence, one genomic interval encodes:
- the LOC109987845 gene encoding ras and Rab interactor 2 isoform X2: protein MAASTPPGTPPSGLTDRSGSFFKLIDTFALEIGELTKEMVQISPTTDKEPTDQQRMESELSGVYLQSPHCGVVGVERDSGYDSLRRRMSVLDRLTQTHPVWLLLALSEEEASRILLKQPPGVFVVRRSAVLQRKVLSVRLKEGLSGSPISHFPVRESQYTFSLEGSGISFADLFRLVAFYCISRDVLPFSLKLPEAIASAKTQKELEEVAQLGAGFWDSALCSQRRTPPRPGRPLSRTLSLQRTNRNREAQGSQQGNTEPHCDSAPPTLRPHASPPSFHLERRHSSGPLCFVTPLFLQTRQRRRGRDDDPPPNAVKSTTPENAEDASMKPSGSSGEASEQQQQQQQHSVKLNGNSRQAPPRPPPPRSMSRRRPAPPPPGPSTATTRPKSMPVAVAVSVRKQQSPSKRHAPQPPQMGAKHTSPSKTASSLTRVPSNPPPPRPKKPDLEAHRCHIALDDETIAKALSRAKLPSCQPSPAAPADGLLDNNTVNPSTPDERGCQRLSDMSMSTSSSDSLEYSQAPGFSLGLPSNPSRHLNHQDPVEDSSDDDEDGEEDEEEEEDYGVGLETDLEMRLRPTFKARRPRVSVSLGGGSFVIPRALKGRFSKVSGMLSSLMTPEKRAVKRIAELSRNKTSYFGSLVQDYISFVQENRSCHTSGADFLQTLRQFMTQMKAYLRQSSELDPPLESLIPEDQIDQVLEKAMHKCVLKPLRSVIEVALHDFQVSSGTLQQLRENLALAKSKKPQELGVDGAVPPDSMAIEKIRHKFLNMRKMYSPEKKVSLLLRVCKLIYTIMQDNSGRMYGADDFLPMLTYVVAQCEMPQLDTEIQYMMELLDPSLLQGEGGYYLTSAYGAMSLIKNFQEEQAARVLTSEARNTLHQWHRRRTAQRAVPTVDDFQNYLRVALQEVDTGCTAKTLVVDPYTTTEEVCSLCAYKFKIPDPEKYALFLVTEDTRQQLAPDTHPQRIKAELHSRPRTQIYHFLYRKVPNLNLCFPAVIHNANCLQVQ, encoded by the exons TTGATTGACACGTTTGCGTTGGAGATCGGGGAGCTGACGAAAGAGATGGTCCAGATCTCCCCAACCACAGACAAGGAGCCAACGGACCAACAGAG GATGGAAAGTGAGTTGAGCGGTGTTTACCTGCAGTCCCCACACTGTGGCGTCGTAGGAGTTGAAAGGGATTCTGGGTACGACTCCTTGCGGAGGAGGATGAGCGTGTTGGACAGGCTGACTCAAACCCATCCGGTGTGGCTGCTGCTGGCGCTCAGTGAGGAGGAAGCCAGTCGCATTCTACTCAAGCAGCCACCAGGG GTGTTTGTGGTGAGGAGGTCAGCTGTCCTGCAGAGAAAAGTTCTGTCTGTGCGTCTGAAGGAGGGTCTGTCAGGATCTCCCATCAGCCACTTCCCTGTCAGAGAGAGCCAGTACA CCTTTTCCCTTGAGGGATCTGGGATCAGCTTTGCAGATCTGTTCCGCCTCGTGGCTTTCTACTGTATCAGCAG GGACGTCCTGCCTTTCTCACTCAAACTCCCAGAGGCCATTGCTTCTGCAAAGACtcagaaagagctggaggaggtggCTCAGCTTGGAGCAG GATTCTGGGACTCTGCCCTGTGCAGCCAGCGTCGCACTCCTCCTCGCCCCGGTCGCCCTCTGAGCCGGACCCTTAGCCTCCAGCGGACCAACAGGAACAGGGAGGCCCAGGGGTCACAGCAGGGAAACACTGAGCCTCACTGTGACAGCGCTCCACCGACCCTACGGCCCCACGCCTCTCCACCTTCCTTTCATCTGGAGAGAAGACATTCCAGTGGTCCTCTGTGCTTCGTTACTCCTCTGTTCCTCCAGACTCGTCAGCGCCGTCGCGGCCGTGACGACGATCCTCCTCCAAATGCTGTAAAGTCCACGACCCCGGAGAATGCGGAGGACGCATCCATGAAGCCGTCAGGCAGCAGCGGTGAAGCtagtgagcagcagcagcagcagcagcagcacagtgtCAAACTGAACGGTAACTCCAGGCAAGCCCCCCctcgcccccctccccctcgcTCGATGTCACGCCGGCGCCCTGCTCCGCCCCCACCTGGACCTTCGACGGCAACCACGAGGCCGAAGAGCATGCCAGTGGCCGTCGCCGTGTCTGTAAGGAAGCAGCAGTCTCCCAGCAAGCGCCACGCACCCCAACCGCCACAAATGGGTGCCAAGCATACCAGCCCGTCCAAAACTGCCAGCTCACTAACCCGCGTGCCTTCAAACCCACCGCCTCCAAGACCTAAGAAGCCTGATCTGGAGGCTCACCGCTGTCACATTGCCCTGGACGATGAGACCATCGCTAAGGCTCTGTCCCGTGCTAAGCTTCCCTCCTGCCAGCCTTCGCCCGCTGCTCCTGCTGATGGACTACTGGACAACAACACTGTCAATCCTTCCACTCCAGACGAGAGGGGATGCCAGCGTCTCAGCGACATGAGCATGtccacttcctcctctgactCACTGGAATACTCCCAGGCTCCTGGGTTCTCCCTTGGGTTACCCTCGAACCCTTCCAGACACCTGAATCATCAAGACCCAGTGGAGGACAGCAGTGACGATGACGAGGACGgggaagaagacgaggaggaggaggaggattacGGCGTCGGCTTGGAGACGGATCTGGAAATGCGCCTCCGTCCTACATTCAAAGCGCGGCGGCCGAGGGTCAGCGTGAGCCTAGGCGGGGGCTCTTTTGTCATCCCCAGGGCCCTGAAGGGACGCTTCAGCAAGGTGAGCGGCATGCTCAGCTCTCTCATGACCCCCGAGAAACGGGCGGTGAAACGGATCGCTGAGCTGTCCAGGAACAAAACTTCATATTTCGGCTCCCTGGTTCAGGACTACATCAGCTTTGTCCAGGAGAACCGCAGCTGTCACACTTCAGGGGCGGACTTCCTGCAGACTCTCAGGCAGTTCATGACTCAGATGAAGGCTTACCTGCGCCAGAGCTCTGAGCTGGATCCGCCTCTAGAGTCCCTCATACCTGAGGACCAGATTG ATCAGGTGCTAGAAAAGGCCATGCACAAGTGTGTCCTAAAGCCTCTGAGGAGTGTGATCGAGGTGGCGCTACATGACTTCCAG GTCAGCAGTGggactctgcagcagctgagagAGAACCTGGCCCTGGCTAAGTCCAAGAAGCCCCAGGAGTTAGGGGTGGACGGCGCTGTGCCCCCTGACTCTATGGCTATCGAGAAAATCCGCCACAAGTTCCTCAACATGAGGAAGATGTACTCCCCGGAGAAAAAGGTTTCACTGCTGCTGCGCGTGTGTAAACTCATCTACACCATCATGCAGGATAACTCAG GGAGGATGTACGGTGCCGATGACTTCCTGCCTATGCTGACTTATGTCGTAGCTCAGTGTGAAATGCCTCAGCTGGACACAGAGATCCAATACATGATGGAGCTGCTGGACCCTTCTCTGCTGCAAGGAGAAG GCGGTTATTACCTGACCAGCGCTTATGGGGCCATGTCGCTCATCAAGAACTTCCAGGAggagcaggcggcccgggttctgACCTCCGAGGCCAGAAACACTCTGCACCAGTGGCACAGACGTCGCACGGCACAGCGCGCAGTGCCAACAGTGGACGACTTTCAG AACTATCTCCGTGTAGCCCTGCAGGAAGTGGACACAGGCTGCACAGCCAAAACCTTGGTCGTCGACCCGTACACAACCACAGAGGAGGTCTGCTCACTCTGCGCTTACAAGTTCAAGATCCCCGACCCAGAGAAATACGCACTGTTTCTGGTCACTGAGGACACGCGGCAACAGCTCGCCCCCGACACACACCCTCAGCGAATCAAAGCCGAGCTCCACAGCCGGCCTCGGACACAGATCTACCACTTTCTCTACAGGAAGGTGCCCAACCTGAACCTCTGTTTCCCTGCCGTTATACACAATGCAAATTGCCTTCAAGTTCAATAG
- the LOC109987845 gene encoding ras and Rab interactor 2 isoform X1, translated as MQDLTPGDAVPDVTTHPDPVRVTQSCCWEENMAASTPPGTPPSGLTDRSGSFFKLIDTFALEIGELTKEMVQISPTTDKEPTDQQRMESELSGVYLQSPHCGVVGVERDSGYDSLRRRMSVLDRLTQTHPVWLLLALSEEEASRILLKQPPGVFVVRRSAVLQRKVLSVRLKEGLSGSPISHFPVRESQYTFSLEGSGISFADLFRLVAFYCISRDVLPFSLKLPEAIASAKTQKELEEVAQLGAGFWDSALCSQRRTPPRPGRPLSRTLSLQRTNRNREAQGSQQGNTEPHCDSAPPTLRPHASPPSFHLERRHSSGPLCFVTPLFLQTRQRRRGRDDDPPPNAVKSTTPENAEDASMKPSGSSGEASEQQQQQQQHSVKLNGNSRQAPPRPPPPRSMSRRRPAPPPPGPSTATTRPKSMPVAVAVSVRKQQSPSKRHAPQPPQMGAKHTSPSKTASSLTRVPSNPPPPRPKKPDLEAHRCHIALDDETIAKALSRAKLPSCQPSPAAPADGLLDNNTVNPSTPDERGCQRLSDMSMSTSSSDSLEYSQAPGFSLGLPSNPSRHLNHQDPVEDSSDDDEDGEEDEEEEEDYGVGLETDLEMRLRPTFKARRPRVSVSLGGGSFVIPRALKGRFSKVSGMLSSLMTPEKRAVKRIAELSRNKTSYFGSLVQDYISFVQENRSCHTSGADFLQTLRQFMTQMKAYLRQSSELDPPLESLIPEDQIDQVLEKAMHKCVLKPLRSVIEVALHDFQVSSGTLQQLRENLALAKSKKPQELGVDGAVPPDSMAIEKIRHKFLNMRKMYSPEKKVSLLLRVCKLIYTIMQDNSGRMYGADDFLPMLTYVVAQCEMPQLDTEIQYMMELLDPSLLQGEGGYYLTSAYGAMSLIKNFQEEQAARVLTSEARNTLHQWHRRRTAQRAVPTVDDFQNYLRVALQEVDTGCTAKTLVVDPYTTTEEVCSLCAYKFKIPDPEKYALFLVTEDTRQQLAPDTHPQRIKAELHSRPRTQIYHFLYRKVPNLNLCFPAVIHNANCLQVQ; from the exons TTGATTGACACGTTTGCGTTGGAGATCGGGGAGCTGACGAAAGAGATGGTCCAGATCTCCCCAACCACAGACAAGGAGCCAACGGACCAACAGAG GATGGAAAGTGAGTTGAGCGGTGTTTACCTGCAGTCCCCACACTGTGGCGTCGTAGGAGTTGAAAGGGATTCTGGGTACGACTCCTTGCGGAGGAGGATGAGCGTGTTGGACAGGCTGACTCAAACCCATCCGGTGTGGCTGCTGCTGGCGCTCAGTGAGGAGGAAGCCAGTCGCATTCTACTCAAGCAGCCACCAGGG GTGTTTGTGGTGAGGAGGTCAGCTGTCCTGCAGAGAAAAGTTCTGTCTGTGCGTCTGAAGGAGGGTCTGTCAGGATCTCCCATCAGCCACTTCCCTGTCAGAGAGAGCCAGTACA CCTTTTCCCTTGAGGGATCTGGGATCAGCTTTGCAGATCTGTTCCGCCTCGTGGCTTTCTACTGTATCAGCAG GGACGTCCTGCCTTTCTCACTCAAACTCCCAGAGGCCATTGCTTCTGCAAAGACtcagaaagagctggaggaggtggCTCAGCTTGGAGCAG GATTCTGGGACTCTGCCCTGTGCAGCCAGCGTCGCACTCCTCCTCGCCCCGGTCGCCCTCTGAGCCGGACCCTTAGCCTCCAGCGGACCAACAGGAACAGGGAGGCCCAGGGGTCACAGCAGGGAAACACTGAGCCTCACTGTGACAGCGCTCCACCGACCCTACGGCCCCACGCCTCTCCACCTTCCTTTCATCTGGAGAGAAGACATTCCAGTGGTCCTCTGTGCTTCGTTACTCCTCTGTTCCTCCAGACTCGTCAGCGCCGTCGCGGCCGTGACGACGATCCTCCTCCAAATGCTGTAAAGTCCACGACCCCGGAGAATGCGGAGGACGCATCCATGAAGCCGTCAGGCAGCAGCGGTGAAGCtagtgagcagcagcagcagcagcagcagcacagtgtCAAACTGAACGGTAACTCCAGGCAAGCCCCCCctcgcccccctccccctcgcTCGATGTCACGCCGGCGCCCTGCTCCGCCCCCACCTGGACCTTCGACGGCAACCACGAGGCCGAAGAGCATGCCAGTGGCCGTCGCCGTGTCTGTAAGGAAGCAGCAGTCTCCCAGCAAGCGCCACGCACCCCAACCGCCACAAATGGGTGCCAAGCATACCAGCCCGTCCAAAACTGCCAGCTCACTAACCCGCGTGCCTTCAAACCCACCGCCTCCAAGACCTAAGAAGCCTGATCTGGAGGCTCACCGCTGTCACATTGCCCTGGACGATGAGACCATCGCTAAGGCTCTGTCCCGTGCTAAGCTTCCCTCCTGCCAGCCTTCGCCCGCTGCTCCTGCTGATGGACTACTGGACAACAACACTGTCAATCCTTCCACTCCAGACGAGAGGGGATGCCAGCGTCTCAGCGACATGAGCATGtccacttcctcctctgactCACTGGAATACTCCCAGGCTCCTGGGTTCTCCCTTGGGTTACCCTCGAACCCTTCCAGACACCTGAATCATCAAGACCCAGTGGAGGACAGCAGTGACGATGACGAGGACGgggaagaagacgaggaggaggaggaggattacGGCGTCGGCTTGGAGACGGATCTGGAAATGCGCCTCCGTCCTACATTCAAAGCGCGGCGGCCGAGGGTCAGCGTGAGCCTAGGCGGGGGCTCTTTTGTCATCCCCAGGGCCCTGAAGGGACGCTTCAGCAAGGTGAGCGGCATGCTCAGCTCTCTCATGACCCCCGAGAAACGGGCGGTGAAACGGATCGCTGAGCTGTCCAGGAACAAAACTTCATATTTCGGCTCCCTGGTTCAGGACTACATCAGCTTTGTCCAGGAGAACCGCAGCTGTCACACTTCAGGGGCGGACTTCCTGCAGACTCTCAGGCAGTTCATGACTCAGATGAAGGCTTACCTGCGCCAGAGCTCTGAGCTGGATCCGCCTCTAGAGTCCCTCATACCTGAGGACCAGATTG ATCAGGTGCTAGAAAAGGCCATGCACAAGTGTGTCCTAAAGCCTCTGAGGAGTGTGATCGAGGTGGCGCTACATGACTTCCAG GTCAGCAGTGggactctgcagcagctgagagAGAACCTGGCCCTGGCTAAGTCCAAGAAGCCCCAGGAGTTAGGGGTGGACGGCGCTGTGCCCCCTGACTCTATGGCTATCGAGAAAATCCGCCACAAGTTCCTCAACATGAGGAAGATGTACTCCCCGGAGAAAAAGGTTTCACTGCTGCTGCGCGTGTGTAAACTCATCTACACCATCATGCAGGATAACTCAG GGAGGATGTACGGTGCCGATGACTTCCTGCCTATGCTGACTTATGTCGTAGCTCAGTGTGAAATGCCTCAGCTGGACACAGAGATCCAATACATGATGGAGCTGCTGGACCCTTCTCTGCTGCAAGGAGAAG GCGGTTATTACCTGACCAGCGCTTATGGGGCCATGTCGCTCATCAAGAACTTCCAGGAggagcaggcggcccgggttctgACCTCCGAGGCCAGAAACACTCTGCACCAGTGGCACAGACGTCGCACGGCACAGCGCGCAGTGCCAACAGTGGACGACTTTCAG AACTATCTCCGTGTAGCCCTGCAGGAAGTGGACACAGGCTGCACAGCCAAAACCTTGGTCGTCGACCCGTACACAACCACAGAGGAGGTCTGCTCACTCTGCGCTTACAAGTTCAAGATCCCCGACCCAGAGAAATACGCACTGTTTCTGGTCACTGAGGACACGCGGCAACAGCTCGCCCCCGACACACACCCTCAGCGAATCAAAGCCGAGCTCCACAGCCGGCCTCGGACACAGATCTACCACTTTCTCTACAGGAAGGTGCCCAACCTGAACCTCTGTTTCCCTGCCGTTATACACAATGCAAATTGCCTTCAAGTTCAATAG
- the LOC109987845 gene encoding ras and Rab interactor 2 isoform X3 yields MQDLTPGDAVPDVTTHPDPVRVTQSCCWEENMAASTPPGTPPSGLTDRSGSFFKLIDTFALEIGELTKEMVQISPTTDKEPTDQQRMESELSGVYLQSPHCGVVGVERDSGYDSLRRRMSVLDRLTQTHPVWLLLALSEEEASRILLKQPPGVFVVRRSAVLQRKVLSVRLKEGLSGSPISHFPVRESQYTFSLEGSGISFADLFRLVAFYCISRDVLPFSLKLPEAIASAKTQKELEEVAQLGAGFWDSALCSQRRTPPRPGRPLSRTLSLQRTNRNREAQGSQQGNTEPHCDSAPPTLRPHASPPSFHLERRHSSGPLCFVTPLFLQTRQRRRGRDDDPPPNAVKSTTPENAEDASMKPSGSSGEASEQQQQQQQHSVKLNGNSRQAPPRPPPPRSMSRRRPAPPPPGPSTATTRPKSMPVAVAVSVRKQQSPSKRHAPQPPQMGAKHTSPSKTASSLTRVPSNPPPPRPKKPDLEAHRCHIALDDETIAKALSRAKLPSCQPSPAAPADGLLDNNTVNPSTPDERGCQRLSDMSMSTSSSDSLEYSQAPGFSLGLPSNPSRHLNHQDPVEDSSDDDEDGEEDEEEEEDYGVGLETDLEMRLRPTFKARRPRVSVSLGGGSFVIPRALKGRFSKVSGMLSSLMTPEKRAVKRIAELSRNKTSYFGSLVQDYISFVQENRSCHTSGADFLQTLRQFMTQMKAYLRQSSELDPPLESLIPEDQIDQVLEKAMHKCVLKPLRSVIEVALHDFQVSSGTLQQLRENLALAKSKKPQELGVDGAVPPDSMAIEKIRHKFLNMRKMYSPEKKVSLLLRVCKLIYTIMQDNSGRMYGADDFLPMLTYVVAQCEMPQLDTEIQYMMELLDPSLLQGEGGYYLTSAYGAMSLIKNFQEEQAARVLTSEARNTLHQWHRRRTAQRAVPTVDDFQVSRLT; encoded by the exons TTGATTGACACGTTTGCGTTGGAGATCGGGGAGCTGACGAAAGAGATGGTCCAGATCTCCCCAACCACAGACAAGGAGCCAACGGACCAACAGAG GATGGAAAGTGAGTTGAGCGGTGTTTACCTGCAGTCCCCACACTGTGGCGTCGTAGGAGTTGAAAGGGATTCTGGGTACGACTCCTTGCGGAGGAGGATGAGCGTGTTGGACAGGCTGACTCAAACCCATCCGGTGTGGCTGCTGCTGGCGCTCAGTGAGGAGGAAGCCAGTCGCATTCTACTCAAGCAGCCACCAGGG GTGTTTGTGGTGAGGAGGTCAGCTGTCCTGCAGAGAAAAGTTCTGTCTGTGCGTCTGAAGGAGGGTCTGTCAGGATCTCCCATCAGCCACTTCCCTGTCAGAGAGAGCCAGTACA CCTTTTCCCTTGAGGGATCTGGGATCAGCTTTGCAGATCTGTTCCGCCTCGTGGCTTTCTACTGTATCAGCAG GGACGTCCTGCCTTTCTCACTCAAACTCCCAGAGGCCATTGCTTCTGCAAAGACtcagaaagagctggaggaggtggCTCAGCTTGGAGCAG GATTCTGGGACTCTGCCCTGTGCAGCCAGCGTCGCACTCCTCCTCGCCCCGGTCGCCCTCTGAGCCGGACCCTTAGCCTCCAGCGGACCAACAGGAACAGGGAGGCCCAGGGGTCACAGCAGGGAAACACTGAGCCTCACTGTGACAGCGCTCCACCGACCCTACGGCCCCACGCCTCTCCACCTTCCTTTCATCTGGAGAGAAGACATTCCAGTGGTCCTCTGTGCTTCGTTACTCCTCTGTTCCTCCAGACTCGTCAGCGCCGTCGCGGCCGTGACGACGATCCTCCTCCAAATGCTGTAAAGTCCACGACCCCGGAGAATGCGGAGGACGCATCCATGAAGCCGTCAGGCAGCAGCGGTGAAGCtagtgagcagcagcagcagcagcagcagcacagtgtCAAACTGAACGGTAACTCCAGGCAAGCCCCCCctcgcccccctccccctcgcTCGATGTCACGCCGGCGCCCTGCTCCGCCCCCACCTGGACCTTCGACGGCAACCACGAGGCCGAAGAGCATGCCAGTGGCCGTCGCCGTGTCTGTAAGGAAGCAGCAGTCTCCCAGCAAGCGCCACGCACCCCAACCGCCACAAATGGGTGCCAAGCATACCAGCCCGTCCAAAACTGCCAGCTCACTAACCCGCGTGCCTTCAAACCCACCGCCTCCAAGACCTAAGAAGCCTGATCTGGAGGCTCACCGCTGTCACATTGCCCTGGACGATGAGACCATCGCTAAGGCTCTGTCCCGTGCTAAGCTTCCCTCCTGCCAGCCTTCGCCCGCTGCTCCTGCTGATGGACTACTGGACAACAACACTGTCAATCCTTCCACTCCAGACGAGAGGGGATGCCAGCGTCTCAGCGACATGAGCATGtccacttcctcctctgactCACTGGAATACTCCCAGGCTCCTGGGTTCTCCCTTGGGTTACCCTCGAACCCTTCCAGACACCTGAATCATCAAGACCCAGTGGAGGACAGCAGTGACGATGACGAGGACGgggaagaagacgaggaggaggaggaggattacGGCGTCGGCTTGGAGACGGATCTGGAAATGCGCCTCCGTCCTACATTCAAAGCGCGGCGGCCGAGGGTCAGCGTGAGCCTAGGCGGGGGCTCTTTTGTCATCCCCAGGGCCCTGAAGGGACGCTTCAGCAAGGTGAGCGGCATGCTCAGCTCTCTCATGACCCCCGAGAAACGGGCGGTGAAACGGATCGCTGAGCTGTCCAGGAACAAAACTTCATATTTCGGCTCCCTGGTTCAGGACTACATCAGCTTTGTCCAGGAGAACCGCAGCTGTCACACTTCAGGGGCGGACTTCCTGCAGACTCTCAGGCAGTTCATGACTCAGATGAAGGCTTACCTGCGCCAGAGCTCTGAGCTGGATCCGCCTCTAGAGTCCCTCATACCTGAGGACCAGATTG ATCAGGTGCTAGAAAAGGCCATGCACAAGTGTGTCCTAAAGCCTCTGAGGAGTGTGATCGAGGTGGCGCTACATGACTTCCAG GTCAGCAGTGggactctgcagcagctgagagAGAACCTGGCCCTGGCTAAGTCCAAGAAGCCCCAGGAGTTAGGGGTGGACGGCGCTGTGCCCCCTGACTCTATGGCTATCGAGAAAATCCGCCACAAGTTCCTCAACATGAGGAAGATGTACTCCCCGGAGAAAAAGGTTTCACTGCTGCTGCGCGTGTGTAAACTCATCTACACCATCATGCAGGATAACTCAG GGAGGATGTACGGTGCCGATGACTTCCTGCCTATGCTGACTTATGTCGTAGCTCAGTGTGAAATGCCTCAGCTGGACACAGAGATCCAATACATGATGGAGCTGCTGGACCCTTCTCTGCTGCAAGGAGAAG GCGGTTATTACCTGACCAGCGCTTATGGGGCCATGTCGCTCATCAAGAACTTCCAGGAggagcaggcggcccgggttctgACCTCCGAGGCCAGAAACACTCTGCACCAGTGGCACAGACGTCGCACGGCACAGCGCGCAGTGCCAACAGTGGACGACTTTCAGGTATCACGCCTGACCTGA